A genomic segment from Agrobacterium vitis encodes:
- the pstS gene encoding phosphate ABC transporter substrate-binding protein PstS, producing MTFMKKIATGAALAAFSVAFTGAAFAADISGAGSSFIYPVFSKWGEAYKAKTGISLNYQSIGSGGGIKQVEAKTVTFGATDKPLSDEELTKNGLTQFPMVMGGIVPMYNIEGVKPGELVLDGKALEAIYMGTITKWNDPAIVALNKGVKLPEQAIVVVHRADGSGTTFNFTDYLSKVSAEWKSKIGSDTAVEWPVGIGAKGSEGVANTVKQTAGAIGYNEYAYVIQNKLGYAKMKNDAGKVVEPSLDSFAAAAANADWAGAKNFNVVITNQPGEKSWPIAASTWVLIHKDPVDKDATEAALKFFAWAYKDGTGEAKALEYVAIPKPVVKLIENSWDSIQKDGKPVFKAM from the coding sequence ATGACTTTCATGAAAAAGATCGCCACGGGTGCGGCGCTTGCCGCCTTTTCGGTCGCCTTTACCGGTGCGGCTTTTGCCGCCGATATTTCCGGTGCCGGTTCCAGCTTCATCTATCCTGTGTTTTCCAAATGGGGTGAAGCCTACAAAGCCAAGACCGGCATCAGCCTGAACTATCAGTCCATCGGTTCAGGCGGCGGTATCAAGCAGGTCGAAGCCAAGACCGTCACCTTCGGCGCTACCGACAAGCCGCTGAGCGACGAAGAACTCACCAAGAACGGCCTGACGCAGTTTCCGATGGTGATGGGCGGCATCGTGCCGATGTACAATATCGAAGGCGTCAAGCCGGGCGAACTGGTGCTGGATGGCAAGGCGCTCGAAGCCATTTACATGGGTACGATCACCAAGTGGAACGACCCGGCGATTGTAGCCCTTAACAAGGGCGTCAAGCTGCCTGAGCAAGCCATCGTTGTCGTGCATCGCGCCGACGGTTCCGGCACGACCTTCAACTTCACCGATTACCTCAGCAAGGTTTCCGCCGAGTGGAAGAGCAAGATCGGCTCCGACACTGCTGTCGAATGGCCGGTTGGTATCGGTGCCAAGGGGTCTGAAGGCGTTGCCAACACGGTCAAGCAGACCGCTGGCGCTATCGGCTATAACGAATATGCCTATGTGATCCAGAACAAGCTTGGCTATGCCAAGATGAAGAACGACGCCGGCAAGGTGGTCGAGCCTTCGCTGGACAGCTTCGCTGCTGCCGCTGCCAATGCCGATTGGGCCGGTGCCAAGAATTTCAACGTCGTCATCACCAATCAGCCCGGCGAAAAGAGCTGGCCGATTGCTGCTTCCACCTGGGTGCTGATCCATAAGGACCCTGTCGACAAGGACGCGACCGAAGCCGCGCTGAAGTTCTTCGCCTGGGCCTACAAGGATGGCACCGGTGAAGCCAAGGCGCTGGAATATGTCGCTATTCCCAAGCCGGTTGTGAAGCTGATCGAAAACTCCTGGGATAGCATCCAGAAGGACGGCAAGCCGGTCTTCAAGGCGATGTAA